Proteins encoded together in one Penicillium digitatum chromosome 1, complete sequence window:
- a CDS encoding putative RING finger protein, with the protein MDNRGSFFFFLLVLRVLNGSKYGDFDPPANRWLPFSGLRGNDSYAWDLLPQVKGLACHQLQSAVSIAGLEPPDGLVDPTVSPTLNLTKFLLPVYRNSTGKLRGDWVRRTEGADRREPLNTTAIAEEHEYFTHEFSHNITGNGGTFYFDLEEGGGEEIQLGDGILREMRASLTVESEDFWGSTWYISLFGVHFPDTGSIVLTTSSEKFDGVFLLPHFMLSSDTYELSHELLLKSLSDTISEKQNRPPTLFPWSSLAGTEQMEFSAPKCEHIIFLQQHPVMLGDATADRLLLERMEQELRYPMGAPIPEPPLMVMSAVVFSPDCGYILHTKGAPEFPPSESLYVTGPKHEEYSKYAARLIFVVSGVFVAQITLLLRQIKEASTPSTRSRISFYTIALMALGDAFVLTFIVLELYAAVSFLVLATASFLAFLSVSYIGMKFMMEIWAVQEPERREQDRPPNPSVSTTRPDTLPLPATALAVRDSGATAIILSPDQDPPENEMDSPPPATRTAPPTPRQIRSDVGTMYARFYLALFSMLILSIWAFLLPRRLGSIYTRFLAAVYLSFWVPQIYRNVMRNCRKALRWDFVAGQSVLRLFPFLYFLTARGNVLFIRPDYTSAFIMTGWVWIQAWILVSQDVLGPRFFVPQGWAPHAYDYHPMLRDLSGVDDDLEGGGVLSIASLRGDERDLVSDSKDDGKQRKDRKKAIFDCAICMQDIEVPVLPAPSSSGGSSVTDGASSILSRRLYMVTPCRHIFHTACLESWMRLRLQCPICRESIPPV; encoded by the exons ATGGATAACCGCggctcctttttcttcttcctgctg GTCCTTCGGGTGTTGAATGGGTCAAAATATGGTGACTTCGATCCACCTGCCAATCGATGGCTTCCTTTTTCGGGCTTAAGGGGAAATGACAGCTATGCTTGGGACCTTTTGCCCCAAGTCAAAGGGCTGGCTTGCCACCAGTTACAATCAGCAGTTTCAATTGCCGGATTAGAACCCCCGGATGGTCTTGTAGACCCTACCGTCTCGCCCACGTTGAACTTGACCAAGTTCCTGCTTCCAGTATATCGAAATTCAACCGGAAAGCTTCGGGGGGACTGGGTTCGGAGAACTGAAGGTGCTGATCGCCGTGAACCCCTGAACACGACAGCCATCGCTGAAGAACACGAATACTTCACGCATGAATTCAGCCATAATATCACTGGCAATGGGGGCACCTTTTACTTCGATCTTGAAGAGGGAGGTGGCGAAGAGATTCAGCTGGGCGACGGAATTTTAAGAGAGATGCGAGCCAGTTTGACGGTCGAGAGTGAAGACTTCTGGGGAAGTACCTGGTACATCTCGTTGTTTGGTGTACACTTCCCAGACACTGGAAGTATCGTTTTGACTACTTCTAGTGAGAAGTTTGATGGCGTCTTCTTGTTGCCGCATTTCATGTTATCTTCCGACACATACGAACTGTCCCATGAGCTTCTGCTCAAGTCACTGTCGGACACTATCTCGGAGAAGCAAAACCGACCCCCAACACTGTTCCCCTGGTCATCTCTAGCAGGAACGGAGCAGATGGAGTTCTCTGCGCCTAAATGTGAACATATCATCTTTTTGCAGCAGCATCCAGTCATGCTCGGGGATGCCACTGCTGACCGATTGTTATTGGAACGTATGGAGCAAGAGCTCAGATATCCAATGGGAGCGCCAATTCCAGAGCCTCCTCTTATGGTCATGTCTGCCGTTGTCTTCTCCCCAGACTGCGGGTACATACTTCATACTAAAGGAGCCCCCGAGTTCCCTCCTTCTGAATCGCTCTATGTGACTGGCCCCAAGCATGAAGAGTACAGTAAATATGCAGCTCGTCTTATCTTCGTGGTTTCTGGTGTTTTTGTTGCACAGATCACTCTGCTTCTTCGACAAATCAAAGAGGCTTCGACTCCTTCTACCCGGAGTCGGATTAGCTTCTATACCATCGCATTGATGGCGCTCGGCGATGCATTTGTTTTGACTTTCATTGTTTTGGAACTATATGCCGCAGTATCATTCTTGGTTCTGGCCACTGCATCATTTTTGGCGTTCTTGTCAGTAAGTTATATTGGAATGAAGTTCATGATGGAGATATGGGCAGTGCAGGAGCCAGAAAGAAGAGAGCAAGATCGTCCGCCCAATCCATCAGTTTCAACTACTCGCCCTgatactttgcctttgcctGCCACTGCTCTGGCGGTGCGAGACTCGGGCGCCACCGCAATCATCTTGTCGCCTGACCAAGATCCCCCCGAGAATGAGATGGATTCACCGCCACCAGCCACCCGAACCGCTCCCCCAACCCCTAGGCAAATTCGCAGCGATGTAGGAACAATGTACGCGCGGTTCTATCTTGCGCTGTTTAGCATGCTCATTCTGTCAATCTGGGCTTTCCTCCTGCCGAGACGCCTCGGCTCGATCTACACCCGTTTCTTGGCAGCAGTCTATCTCTCCTTCTGGGTTCCACAGATCTACCGCAACGTGATGAGAAATTGCCGGAAGGCCCTTCGATGGGACTTTGTTGCCGGCCAAAGTGTTCTCCGGCTCTTCCCGTTCCTGTACTTCCTCACTGCACGGGGAAACGTCTTGTTCATCCGCCCCGACTACACAAGCGCATTCATCATGACCGGCTGGGTGTGGATCCAAGCTTGGATCTTGGTCAGCCAGGACGTTCTCGGGCCACGTTTCTTTGTGCCTCAGGGCTGGGCGCCGCATGCATACGATTACCATCCCATGCTGCGCGATTTATCCGGAGTGGACGACGATCTGGAAGGTGGTGGCGTTCTGTCCATCGCATCGCTGCGGGGCGATGAGCGAGATCTGGTCAGTGACTCCAAGGATGACGGTAAGCAGAGGAAAGACCGCAAGAAAGCCATCTTCGACTGTGCTATTTGCATGCAGGATATCGAGGTTCCTGTTCTTCCCGCACCTTCTTCGTCGGGTGGAAGCAGCGTTACCGATGGAGCCTCAAGCATCTTAAGTCGCCGGCTGTATATGGTCACTCCTTGTCGTCATATCTTCCACACTGCCTGTCTGGAAAGCTGGATGAGACTTCGCCTCCAGTGTCCGATCTGTCGTGAATCCATACCTCCTGTATAG
- a CDS encoding Peroxisomal acyl-coenzyme a thioester hydrolase, putative, which produces MSPQRGAPDNYSKLTSPHSFIELMSLQRLEDALISFPDSTESEKIERFRSLARPFNPGQGTRSFGGHVYAQSAYAASKTVGQGLVIHDTTGTFILGGRLDMPFVYTPISAHTRFDSILSVKRPEDQPLSPSVDAEWWIEAVRQGKFSEHEFPGLDVRKTDMKDYNRAGDVKQHPERYRQLTQYRLKGSPDENPAASLAQIREREETGQYDNLYACAHMYSSDKNSLFLITRALGIDHWTEMASLTLTFILHQHGEALRMVDWEMIGDGDVAGVSEFPMKWFVQEGWTPRAAENRGTHESHLWSPDGTLLATSLQDSMLRLKNLGLPNL; this is translated from the exons ATGTCTCCGCAACGCGGGGCCCCGGACAATTACAGCAAACTGACGTCCCCGCATTCCTTCATCGAGTTGATGTCGCTGCAGCGGCTCGAAGATGCCTTGATCTCATTTCCCGATTCCACCGAGTCAGAGAAGATTGAGCGGTTCCGCTCGTTAGCAAGACCTTTCAATCCTGGCCAGGGAACGCGCTCTTTCGGTGGACATGTCTACGCCCAATCAGCCTACGCAGCGTCCAAGACCGTCGGCCAGGGATTAGTGATTCAC GATACGACGGGCACATTCATCCTAGGAGGACGGCTCGACATGCCATTCGTGTACACA CCGATATCAGCACACACGCGCTTCgactcaatcctctcggtAAAACGGCCAGAAGACCAGCCTCTCAGTCCCAGCGTGGATGCAGAATGGTGGATTGAGGCTGTGCGGCAGGGAAAGTTCTCCGAGCACGAGTTTCCCGGTCTGGATGTGCGCAAGACCGACATGAAAGATTACAACCGCGCCGGGGATGTAAAGCAACATCCTGAGCGATATCGCCAGCTAACGCAATATCGGCTCAAAGGGTCGCCTGATGAGAATCCTGCTGCCAGTTTGGCGCAGATCCGGGAGAGGGAAGAAACTGGCCAATATGATAATTTGTATGCGTGTGCGCATATGTATTCCAGTGATAAGAACTCGCTTTTTCTGATTACACGGGCGCTGGGCATCGACCACTGGACTGAGATGGCGAGCCTTACGCTTACATTTATTCTGCATCAGCACGGAGAAGCTCTGCGGATGGTTGATTGGGAAATGATTGGTGACGGCGATGTTGCCGGGGTGAGTGAGTTTCCCATGAAGTGGTTCGTGCAGGAGGGGTGGACGCCTCGGGCTGCAGAGAATAGAGGGACGCATGAGAGTCATCTTTGGAGCCCCGATGGGACACTACTGGCGACTTCTTTGCAGGATAGTATGTTGCGCTTGAAGAACTTAGGGCTTCCAAATTTGTGA
- a CDS encoding Glycine cleavage system H protein: MSSVARAIRPFASRVLAQKPLASTCQISSASRFPRGTRSFSQSPLSQLKKYTESHEWIELADGGKTAKIGITEYAAHSLGDVVYVELPEIDLEIIAGEPVGAVESVKSASDVLSPVAGKVIKVNSILEDKAKTINESPEVEGWIAEIEVADATELDALLDEAAYKETIDA, translated from the exons ATGTCCTCCGTAGCTCGCGCCATCCGCCCCTTTGCTTCCCGGGTCCTTGCCCAGAAGCCTCTTGCCTCCACCTGCCAGATCTCGTCTGCTTCCCGTTTCCCGCGGGGAACCAGGAGCTTCTCTCAGAGCCCTCTCT CCCAGCTGAAAAAATACACAGAGTCGCACGAATGGATTGAGCTGGCCGACGGCGGAAAGACTG CCAAGATCGGTATCACCGAATACGCCGCTCACTCATTAGGTGATGTCGTCTATGTAGAGCTTCCCGAAATAGACCTCGAGATCATTGCCGGCGAGCCTGTCGGCGCCGTCGAGTCCGTCAAGTCCGCCTCCGATGTCCTCTCCCCTGTCGCCGGCAAGGTCATCAAGGTTAACAGCATTCTCGAGGATAAGGCTAAGACTATCAACGAGAGCCCCGAGGTTGAGGGCTGGATTGCTGAGATTGAGGTCGCTGATGCTACTGAGCTTGATGCGTTGCTCGATGAGGCTGCCTACAAAGAGACTATCGATGCTTAG
- a CDS encoding mitochondrial 37S ribosomal protein bS6m, protein MLYELIAIVRPGSLNEVREIARNAGTQVIRSGGVVRGYTNWGAFRLPRVTTKHQARYTEGHHFIMRFDSSGAVQSSIRRTLGLDPRMINFSVVKLGDKLEEIKDIEGKVEWNNVTTITEQI, encoded by the exons ATGTTGTACGAGTTGATAGCCATT GTCCGCCCGGGTAGCCTCAACGAGGTGCGAGA AATCGCCCGTAATGCTGGTACCCAAGTTATCCGCTCCGGTGGCGTTGTTCGTGGCTACACCAACTGGGGCGCCTTCCGCCTGCCCAGGGTCACCACGAAACATCAGGCCCGATACACCGAAGGTCACCACTTCATCATGCGCTTCGACTCTTCTGGTGCTGTTCAGTCATCTATCCGCCGTACGCTCGGTCTCGACCCGCGTATGATCAATTTCTCCGTGGTCAAGCTCGGCGACAAGCTTGAGGAGATCAAGGACATCGAGGGCAAGGTTGAGTGGAACAATGTTACCACTATCACCGAGCAGATCTAA